Below is a window of Chelmon rostratus isolate fCheRos1 chromosome 23, fCheRos1.pri, whole genome shotgun sequence DNA.
TAACATGCAGTTTGTTCAGCATGTGAAGTTTTAAATGCCATATTTACATTCAAGTAAAAGTAAGGTGCAATTAACCGTTTAGCCTATTCGTTTAACATACAATTGTTCTGCATGTTAAGTTTTTACATGTCATCgacattcaaataaaagtaaGGTGCAATTTactaattattaatttaacaTGCAACTGTTATGCATGTGAGTTTTTTTGCATGTCATGTtaacattcaaataaaagtaaagtgcAATAAGAAGGTGCATTTTCTCTTACATTTTATTCACAGGATTGAAATATCAAAAGGTTAATTTTATTACAGTTTGCCTTCCATGCTTGTGGCCAGGTTCAAACAGATTTTGTGATACTTAAAGTCAGTGAGAGTCTTGtaacatgtttttctgacaaAATTGCCTTTTTAACTGtgtgaaatcatgtttttaatagACTATtgaaatgtataaataatacaaactaaTTAGTAATTTAATTGTAGAATACAGTGAAAGTAATTTTATAATACATATCAGtttacactgtatttttttatttacaggaCAGAACTGTAAATTGAGTAACAGTAAATTTATATAAATTTTACAGTAACATAATGGCAACTGAGCTGCCAgttctttactgtttttttttacagttcacactgttttttttcctacgGTAAAAAACTGTAAATTTTAGTGACAGTAAATGGATGTTAATTTTACAGTAACATAATGGCAACTCAGCTGCCAgttctttactgtttttttacaggaaaattTATTACAGTGCAACTTTATTCACTACAGCAGcagtacaataacagctgaaaataataataataataataataatacaatacttcttaccactactgtttgcttttgatattttattattatgtatataattttttactgcttgttatttcgatattttattgtatatagtttgttcttacagtcacggtacactttattttcactgccatttgcttttgatattcttattttgatattcatttgcatttgatattcttttttgtgcaatacttttactactgtttactatttggctattttattattattgttatgtatataatctttttactgctcgctatttttatatttttattatgtatagtttgttctttatagtcttattttcacttatttcactgtgtgtaatgctgctgctgcactgcaatttcccagcttgggataaataaagtctatctatctatctgtccaTATCAGCACGACCATCAGGATGACGCTgcgatctgcttcctgctctccaacaggctgatcctgctgctgcagcagatactcagagtgctgctgtttctcctccacaCTCACTGATGGGACAGTTTATATTTGACACGCTCAGATTGTTAAAAACTTGCTcttcatccattttcttcccctCGTTCTCACCCTCTTATCCCTTCAAATCGTAGAAGCGACTTTTAACAGCATACTTCACTTTCACAGGTTCAGGGTTGAACATGACATGCAGGCATATTTAAAGGAGGCTGGTGTTCCTCACCTGCTtgtggagaagaggaagactgGAAGGTGGAAGCAGAGGTTGTCGCAcctgtttgaatgaaaaaacaagaaaacaaagtgagtTAAGAGTGTGACGGCGCTCAGGAACCACCAGGACAGCGTTGGTGCTCACAGGTTTGCAGAACTAACATTCTACAATGAAGAGGCCACTTTCTGTGTCAATCATTCAGTTTCTTTATTCTTATGGTCTCTACCtctgatgactgactgatgttTCCTAAATCGCCAAAAcaccaccaacagcagcagagccagaacACTGAGACCAATGTAGAGCCgcagagagagcagaaggtCTTGATgggaggagggtggaggctCTTCTTCATGAGCTGCCGGACAGATAATGACATATGAGACACGATCTgaatgcataaaataaatgcttcagGATATCAATATGTTCAGATTAAACAGATTCTATACAATGACTGCgtccatttcctgtgaaaaTGGACATTTCTGGAGCAGGTTCAGATCAGTCAGAGGCTGGAAGACTTCTGTCAAGCTTTCCAACATGGAGCTGGACATCGCCAAGGTACAGAGCAAGACTGAAACTCTTTGATTCCTGTTGAAACACTGATGTGTCACCTCTGACAGTCAGCCGGCTCTCTAGTGATCCTCCAACTCCAGAGATGCTGCACTTGTAGAGTCCTTCATCCGACGTGGAGACACTGTGGAGGGTCATCTCTCCTGTAGAGCTGCGCAACATGAAGTGGCCATCTTTGAAGAATTCAGCCGTGTGGTTGGAGGAAGTCGTCCTGTTTCTGCAGCGCAGAGTCACAGCGTCTCCGTCCATCACAGGAAGGACAGGACTGTCCAGGATCACAGGACCATCTGAACAACATGCAGCACATATCTTTCAGGAGAAAAGAGGCTAACAGAACATCTTTCCACTCGACAGGATGCACCTGGAACAAAACTGGCCAATGTGACGGATGTTTACTGTTGCGTTAAGAACTGTAGGACAGGGACAATTTTTCATCCAAATGTGACGCCAATGTAGATGCAGATACTTAATTATATTATAAAGGACATATAATGTAACatattggaaaaataaatcaattgaTCCTCAAACTGAGATGTCTCCAGGCTAAAACTGTGATGACTTttcctgaatgtgtttgtgtcaaaaaGTATTTTATGACTTTCATACCAGTCACAGTGATGTTGACAAAGTTGCTTCTCCTTCCTTTAACTTCACACCAGTATTCTCCACTGTCAAGGTCTGCAATAGCGTTCTTAATTTTGCAGGGTCCTGTTGACGTCAGCCAGACTGGAGAACATGTTTCAACAACTCCTCTGATCTTCTTCATCACTCTCCATCCGGTCAGCCCCTGCAGCCCCTCACAGCTGACAACTATGGGCTCGTATtgaaagagctgctgtctgtttggATCGACCCGAGGAAAAGCTTCGTCTGcgacagagacacaaagaatgAGACGACGACATCACATGAAATGCAACGTAGTTTAAAGCGCGTGTGTGATCATGAATGAACTTCATCACACTGTGAAGTGTGGCTGATTCTCTGACTGCTGCTCACCAGCTGTTTGGGAAGAACTGGAGTCAACTTGTGCgaccagcagcaacaacacagtcaTCAGCGGGGAGACGAGAGAGCCGTCCACTGCGTCAGATGGGacatataacatatataacATAACTGGAACATTTCTAACATAACCAACATGGAACCTGTGTAATATCTGATCCATCTGTGAGCAGATCGCAGCACTCTATATTATCTGTACCATCgagtcttatttcacaatggTTGAGTCCACACGTTTGAGACAGAGTCAGTACTCACACAGTCTGATGCAGAGAGCTGTGGCCTCCATGTTGTCTCGCTGCTGACTGTCTGAACATCAGGCTGGATTTGAAGCATCGCGTCAGATCTGtcatctgctcctcctcttcctgtttctcctctgctgcctgaggaagcagcaggtgtcTGAGAGGCAGAGATGCTTTGGCTTTCAAAAAGTCCAATCTCAACAGGGGGCGCCAGAGAAGCTGATTTTTTACAGCATGTGACttggcaaacaggaagtgtgagtgtgtgtgtgtgtgtgtgagagctgggTCTGTGGTCATGTGGCTTCAGGCCAATCACAGTCTCAGGGAAGGTTTTCAGGCTCATATAGAAGCGTCTTCAcccaaaatgcaaatatttcatACTTTCAGTGCTCTAAATATATGTTGCATATATGTTCAAATTGTAAAATACaataagacagagaaaaaagaaaaatagattaTTAAAAAAGGGAATGAATGATAAAAAGACAAGACAGGATCCTTttaatgaagctgctgtgttcagCAGTTCGCTCTTTCAGGGAACGAGACGTCTCTCTGGTGGAAATGTTACCGCCTGAATGACACTTCTCATTTTGCAGGAATCGAGTCCTTCGTGTCTTTCAATTGGTGGGCTGATAAAAGACACGAGATCTGCCGGACGACAAAGACAATCCAGCAGACAGGTCGTGGATCATGAGGGGTTTGAATACAGGGGAACTGATTGTGAAACTGGCAGGAAACAGAAGCAAGACAGAAAGTAGATACACAGAAATGCATAAGGAGGCTGCTacgaaacacacaaacaggctgtgggaaaatgaaagtttaacacacacacacacacacagctaactgACCTTTGGCATCATTAAGTCTTGACTGATCTGaagctgctctgattggctcctcTCCTGTGTTCAGTGCATGAACGTGAActttcattctgtctctcaTTGTCTCATTGATCCGTGCGAGAGCGCTGCACACATGAAGCCGCGACATGTTATCTAAATTACAGGGCCGGGCTGAATTGTTCGATGGATCTGAGGCCGAGGTCGACTTTGACCGCGCAGCCTACTTTCACTCTGAGCTCAGGCCGCTCgtcgacacacacaaacacgacagGTACGTTGAAATTTAACACGGAACACTTCTGTTTTCCTCCCCGTCGACTGTTTCGGTGAATGCTCGGAGCCTGTTTCTAGATTGAACGTCAAACTGTCGACAGTCTTCTTCTGCAGACTCATTTCGCAGCGATCAGCGAGCTTTGTCGCTCCGCTAACACGAAATGAGGTCAACGTCTCTGCTAACATCTGGTGAAGATTGTGCACAAAGAAGTTTAATACGTGGAGTCAGAAGTGGTttacaaattattattaatgattatAATCATGAATACATGGATAGAAATAAGACGGCCATGTAACTGAGCCATAATGTACGTGGGAATAACAGATAGAAAacacctgtggaatgatccaaacaggtgttattggagcgttccacatctttcccagtctttagttgctcctgtaacaacgtgtttgaaacgtgacgctgcatcagattcagaatcagtcAGTCAACACACGGCGTCCCAACTGTTTTAGAAATTgttagaaaatgtgtttaagtgAGTGACGGTAATCTGGGACCAATCACAGCATTCTGAGAGATTTTTTTACGTTGAACTGGTCTGACATGTTTTAgtgttgattcattttcttttccagaaCTGCAGGATGATTCACATGAAGTTCAGGCTCGTCTTGAAACTTCAGCTCGGTGACCTCTTGCATCGGAGCGTggtcctccttctcctcctgcactcCTGTGGAGgtacatcacacacaaacagtcctTCACACTGAATATTCATACGTTAAATAAGACCAAAGGCTACCGAATATTTTATAAATGCAACCCCGTCCTCAGACAAGAACATCGAGATTAAACAAGTCTCCAAATAATCACCACGTTATTTTAAAGTAAATCCCAAAATCTGCAGCCAAAACCCCAAAGACCAGCAAAGATCCGCTCAGGAGCTGGACGGATTCATTCATGTACCAGAGTCTGATGACTCTTGCTAGCTTGTGTTTAATTTCCTGGCTGCATGTGGCGCCAGTTAGCTTTAataattgttttgtgttttgattgaaGACTTCCATTGCATTCCAATAAAACTGGAGGATGTCCTGTTCTCAGGAATTTACGGTTAGCTTCATGGAATGGGTTTCCATGGCCGAGCCGCTGCATCCAAGCCGTACATCACCAAGTGCAATGCAAAGCGTCGGATGCAGTGGTGTAAAGCACGCCGCCGCTGGACTCCAGAGCAGTGGAGACACGGCCTCTGGAGTGACGAGTCACGCTCACCATCTGGCGATCTGATGGACAAGTCTGGGTTTGGCGGTTGCCAGGAGAACGATACTTGTCTGACTTGTGTAAAGAGTAAAATTTGGTGGAGGGGAGATTATGGGGTGGGGTTGTTTTAAACAAGCTGGGCTCGGCCCCTTAGTTCCACTGAAAGGAACTCTGAGTGCTTCAGCATACCAAGAGATTTTGGACAATTTCATGCTCCCAACTTTGTGGGAACAGTTTGGGGATGGCCCCTTCCTGTTCCAACATGACTGTGCACCAGTGCACAAAGCAAGGTCCATAAAGACATGGATGAGAGAGTCTGGTGTGGATGACAGGCCTGCACAgagtcctgacctcaacccAACAGGGGTTGAATTAGAGCTGAGACTGGGAGCCAGGCCTTCTCGTCCAACATCAGTGTGTGACCTCACCAATGCAGTTCTGGAAGAACGGTCAAACTTTCCATAAACACACTCCTAAACCTTGTGGAAAGCCTTCCCAGAGGAGGTGAAGCTGTCATAGCTGCAAAATGTTAAACCCTATGGATTAAGAATGAGACGTCACTTAAATTCATATACGAGTCAAGGCAGGTGAGCCTAGTGTAAGTTTACAACAAGAAGCAAACACAGTAACCAGATgaggtttattttattttgtttcatcagGTCAGTCTCAGGTGACGGACACATCTCAGCCATTAGTGTCAACGGTTGGTGATGACGTCATTTTACCATGTCACATGGAACCGGCTGTGGATGCCAGCGACCTGACTGTGGAGTGGGCCAGATCTGACCTTGATCCCAGATTTGTCCATCTGAGGCGAGACGGTGTGGAGCTTCTGCCAAAGGAGCATCCACTGTACAGGGGGAGGACATCACTGTCCATCAGCAAACTGAAGTGTGGAGACGTTTCACTGAAACTCTCCAAGGTGAAACTCTCTGATGAGGGAACATACAGATGCCGCGTTCCCCCATCCAGTGCAGAATCTGTGGTAAAGCTTTCTGTAGGTGAGTTGGCATTAATCCATTATACACCTAAAAAAGCTCTAATCATCCAGGAAAGGTGTAAATACAATATCTACAGGTGTGCACGTACCTCTTCTAGTCAGGTGCTCAGGTGAGAACCAGGAGATGGTCTTTGTTCTTCAGAGTTCAGATGAATTCGGATGTCAGGTTGGCCATAGTTGTGCTCTTGCATTGTTACTTGTGCCATTAGGGTTCAAACAGAGTTCTAACACGCCCATGGGCTCAAGGGATCAAATGCAAGAACACAAAACACCAAGAAAAGTTAAAGCTCACAGGCTGTATTTAATAACAAAATGACTCTGATCATGAACAaggcaaaaacaacaatgctTGGTATCAAAAGTAGTAAACAAAAGGCACAAGGCTGTCAAAAGGACAACACTAGGCAACAAGATTCACTATGGCAAGGCAAGATTTAGCAATGATGCTAGACAGGGAACACAAGACAATCTGGTATCCAGATGTTATGCTCACTGTAGCCCTCAGCATCCTGCAAAACTCTCTCCAAAACATAGAGATGAACTGTGGACCTCTGTCTGATACAATATCCTTAGGGAGACCATGAATATGAAAAACTTCTTTGATCAGCACCTCAGTCCTGTCCTTGGCTGAAGGCAACTTGGGTAGGGcaatgaaatgtgtcatttttgagAATCTGTGAGAAACAACTGTGAGAATGGTGGTATTACCTCGAGAGATGGGAAGTCCGGTCACAAAGTCAAATGAGAGGTAAGTCCATGGCCTCTGGGGGATGTCCAGGGGTTGCAGGAATCCCATGGGGTTTTGTCTGGACACCTTGTTCCTGCAACAGACTTCGGGTCTGAATAAAAGGGTGAACCGGAACTGACTAAAAAACAGTGCCCATCGGGCCTGTTGGACATTAAGTGTTTTCGGCATCATGATATATCCAAGGTTTTTATGATCTGTCCACACTAGAAAAGGTTCTTCGGCCCCCTCCAACCAGTGGTGCCATTCCTCTAAAGCCATCCTAATTGCTAACAGTTCTCGGTTAcccacatcatattttctttctgctggtGGCAACTTACGTGACAAGTAGGTGCATGGGTGAAGCTTGTTATCCTGTGCATTTCGCTGGGAAAGCACTGCTCCCACTTCCTCATTAGATGCTTCCTCCTTTACCACAAACTGTTGTTATGGGTCTGGCACCGTGAGCACGGGTGCAGCGGTGAAAGCCGTCTTCAGATGCTGGAAGGCGGTGTCTGTGTCTGGGGaccactgaaacactgattCAGAGGATGGAGAGTATGGAGGGGAGCAGCAACAGTACTAAAGTTCCTGATGAATTTTTGATAAAAATTGGTGAAACccaaaaactgctgcagtttctttcGGTTCGTGGGAACCGGCCAATTACCCACAGCACCCACCTTCTCCAGATCCATCTGGATGTGATTTTCGGTGATCACATACCCCAGAAACGAGACTCTTTTCCTGTGGAACTCACACTTCTCAGCTTTGACGTAAAGATGATGTTCGAATAAGTGTTTGAAGTGCAGGTTGCACAGGATcaagaaagaagggagggatttaggactcaaatgcaagaacACAAAACACCAAGGAAAATTAAAGTTCACAGGCTGTATTTAATAACAAAAGGACTCTGATCATgaacaaggcaaaaacaaaaacgcttggtatcaaaagtagcaaacaaaaggcacaaggCTAAAACTAGGCAACAAGATTCACTATAGCAAGGTAAGATTTAGCAAGGACGCAagacaggcaggaaggacaccaggaaaTCAatggtctgaaacgagaggacagttagggtttcacaataaaacaggaagtgcataacaagactTGAcgcagtgaacaaaacacattaagagacacgacgagacatgacaagtTTTCATAAAGCTCAAACAGACATTTACTACGAAGGAAATGATGTTTCAGCTGAAAAGGTTTGTAGACTATGTTAGGTGCAATGTCTAAGCTGTCTTTGAATCATCAAGTTCACTGCagtatttctgcattttcattctTGTAGCaactttaaattaaaacatttttttgccattttctcctctctgttaggttctgtctcctcacctgaAATCAAGATTTCCAAAGTCAGCAACGGGGTGAAGTTAGAGTGTAAATCTGAAGGCTGGTATCCACAGCCTGAGGTGTACTGGCTGGACGCTGAGGGAAAACTCCTACCTGCTGAACCTGCAAAGGCAGTCAGAGGTCCTGATGGTCTCTatgctgtcagcagcagagtgactGTGGAGAAGAGACACAACACCTTCACCTGTAGAGTCCACCAGAGGAACATCAGCCagaccagagagacacacatccACGTTCCAGGTTGAAAAACGGTTTATGATTTGTTGATGGTGTCACTTCATTAGTTACAGAAAGTTGAAGTCTAGTTTTTTAAACACTTCTGTCGTGTGTTTCATGGTTTCAGTTGATCTCTTTATGGTCCAGTCCAGTTCTTCTGTTCGCATCTCCATCTGCTCGGCTGTGTGCTTCCTGTTTATTGTCgcctgtttctttcttttgtggAAAGggagacaaacaaaaatcagtaaGTGACAacttcattgtgtttcttcCCAAAATTCAGGTTACGTTCACATTCATCTCAAGGCTACTTCAACATTAATCATGATCAGAGTGAAGGTCTGAGGGGGCTAACAACCTCCTGGCATGATCTCAACCTCCACATCAGTACAGTCTGTTGGTTATTGTCCTCTTACATCATGGCCACTTACCCTCAAATTAAAAGTATTTGAAATCATTTTGATCTCACATTTCTGGtttaaagatgataaaaacatgGTTCCTGAGCCTCATAATCTCTGCTGAggatgaaacaggaagaggtTTGAACTTCAAACtaaacacacacctcttctgtccacacagagacagaaagaagcagacTGGCAGAAAATGAGAAGAAGTATCTGGAAAAGGTGAAGGCAAAACTTCTCGAGGAGTCACAGAAGAATGAGAGAGAATCACAACATGTACGAGAGGTGATTGAAGTCCTGACGGAGCAGAAGGAGAATCTGaagaaccagagagagaaactgatcTCACTACAGAAGGAGGACCTGATACAGGAAGCAGAGCTCGAGCAGAAGCGGAGAGATAACAAAATGTTTAGGTCAGACATTTCAACACAGATTGAAAACACCAAACAGAGAGCAACAGAACATGTAGAACTGTTgaagaacacagagacacaactAGAGACAACAGAGGATCTGATTAttagaatgaaagaaaggaaggcAGAGCTAGACAAGGACCAGgagcaaataaagaaacacctggaagagacagaaagacagatagaaGAGATTCAGAGGAAACCAAAGacagagcagtgagagagaagaggagagacatGATCCATCAGCCAATGAGCCTCGACGATCGTTTGACTTCAAAATCACACAACTGACAAACATTTAGAAATCTTTTGCCGTATTTGTTGTAATTTCATGTGAGGCTTTTCTTCACTGACACTTTGTGCAGCACCTGTGATTCAATAATCCTCAATGATTTATGGTTCTTTATGTCTGTATTTGCAActtgaggttttttttaaaatactctTTGAAGTCTTTCAGTCTAAATGCACATAGTTTAAAATGGCTTATTGATTTTtatcatgattttattttttctcgCCACTCACCGAGTTTGGATTGGAGTAAACATCGCCCTCTGGTGGAAAAGATGCTCCACTGCACAGAaaactttttcagttttttttgctGATGACTTTTGACAAAtatggattttttaaaatgtcttttttataaTAACTGAACATGTTTCTCTTTTAGCATATTTTGGGATTTATTTTGTGATAAATAACTTTTGCCTCTTAAATTTCAGATCATTTTGTGctataaatctttttttattcatcagtCATATCGTGTTTTGTAACTTGTttttggaggtgtgtgtgtgtgtgtgtgtgtgtgtgtgtgtgtgtgaatagctAAACAATATATAAACTTTATCAAGATTACTGTCCAAGACATGTTGCTTCTTAGagatactctctctctctctctctctctctctctctctctttctttctctctctattctatttttttcttcttctctgcaatAGCATgaacactatttattattgttattagtcTGAAGGCGTCATACATTTTgtactcttgtggcagcagtattcaATGTGCACTGGCAGTATATTTTAATGTCTATTTTTCCAAACTTATTGCAgcaatgtttttctctgtctctgttgctatttttctttctattatgctattacctgctgctgtaatccCCAAATTTCCTctgctggggattaataaagttttattatttttatctaaaacctctctgtgtctcatgCACAGCCTTTGTGAGTTTTCTCTGTCGTTCTTCACAGAGAGATTCCTGTCATACTTACCTCATCTTAACTATTTTAACCATTTAAATGACgtctctgctgttgctgcttcacTGTGGGAAAGTCAGAGTTACGCAGAAATATCTATGTaaagcacatatgtcaaagtcaaggcccgcgggccgGATGCGGCCCGCAAATGAATTATATGCGGCCCCCCGGATaatatttgattagtattagaactggccgCAGCCACCCGttggtgttttgcacgcaccaatactacattccacacaatgcaacggtagcccgcgatattcatcagcagccagaacagatgttaactttcaggtacccactccccaaaaaggaaagtattgttttggctgtgtcctatagatttttgtattttaatttatttatttatttagatttatttttcagttgaactcaacttgcctgttgaaaatgttttcccttaattactgacagagccataagaaaatattggattgttaatttaatcattaaataatatacattgtgttagatcttagttaaataggctatgtgcaatcattaaaatatgtttaataacCATTGAACCAGTCCGGTCCTCGGCTcgtagcaaatctgtttctttggccctcggtgtattttgactttgacatccctgatGTAAAGCATGCAAAGGCAACTGTCAAACTGAACTACTTTGAACCAACAACAACGGGCAACAACAAGACATTTCTGTTTATCAAGGAATCCGCTATGTTTCAAAGTTTCAAAGTTTTCTGACACATCAGATTTTTCGATGTTTCTTTCAGCAtcatgacttcctgtttgtctctttgtgtatCACAGAgatccagtgtttgttttagctttcTCTGTTTCTTAGATCATTAGCTATAAACAtctgcttgtcttttttttctgtatattaaGACCTGTTTTTGTCAGCATGTTCATTTATGGGCATTTGTGTCCTTTGCCCCCTCCCATTTTTATGACATTGATGGAGACTTCCTGAAAGAATTGTGCAACATGGCTTTCTAAAGGTCtataatttacttttttttgtatcGTGAATAAAAGATTCTCAGAAgtcaaataaagacatttttagagTTATTGTATCATTATTGAACTCCAGTGATTTTCCATATGGAAAGTGTCTCTAAGAAGCAAAATGTCTCGGACAGTAATCTTGATGAAGGtttattcactcatttatttagTTAGCCCCATATATTTAGTTATACACACACCTCCAAAAACAagttgcaaaacaaaaagaaacacacattcagttattataaaaagatatttttttaaaaaaaatctatatttgtCAAAAGTCATCAGCAAAAACAACCAAGTTTTTTTGTGCAGTGGAGCAGCTTTTCCACCAGAGGGCGACGTTTACTCCAATCTGAGGGCACAACTCAGTGAGTggcaacaaaaaataaatgctaaaaatcaAATAGCCATTTTAAACTatgcatttaaagcagcagcagcaaacagtacGGTCGCCCCTAAGGACCACATGAGCTAAAAATAGCTCAAAAAGCACCACTTaacagttaatttttttttagttgctaTTCTTGTTTAAATGACATGTCAACTGGAAAtgacaatatatattttttttaaagtttactATAAATGAACTCTGACCTACTATAGTTCAAAGGTCAGTATTGTGTGCATGAGCAAAACGTtgctcgaaccggaagtacttctggtccgtCCCAAAGGGCATATTGCGGCTCCAAGGAGTGAGGAGGGATCTcagaggagccatgagcgaggacCCATGAGTACATCCTACTTTCAACTGAACAGTATGAggactccgcccccacagctggcacatttgAAGGAGGCGGCAGAGAAACTGTTTAAGTGTAATGTtgtatttaaatttattttatcCACAACCTGTTTGGTTAAGCTATAAATCTCACGaacagcagcctccgagcaCGTGTGGAgcatatttgatcatatagacCACAGCAGTTT
It encodes the following:
- the LOC121626339 gene encoding butyrophilin subfamily 3 member A2-like, with protein sequence MIHMKFRLVLKLQLGDLLHRSVVLLLLLHSCGGQSQVTDTSQPLVSTVGDDVILPCHMEPAVDASDLTVEWARSDLDPRFVHLRRDGVELLPKEHPLYRGRTSLSISKLKCGDVSLKLSKVKLSDEGTYRCRVPPSSAESVVKLSVGSVSSPEIKISKVSNGVKLECKSEGWYPQPEVYWLDAEGKLLPAEPAKAVRGPDGLYAVSSRVTVEKRHNTFTCRVHQRNISQTRETHIHVPVDLFMVQSSSSVRISICSAVCFLFIVACFFLLWKGRQTKIKTERSRLAENEKKYLEKVKAKLLEESQKNERESQHVREVIEVLTEQKENLKNQREKLISLQKEDLIQEAELEQKRRDNKMFRSDISTQIENTKQRATEHVELLKNTETQLETTEDLIIRMKERKAELDKDQEQIKKHLEETERQIEEIQRKPKTEQ
- the LOC121626349 gene encoding Fc receptor-like protein 5, which translates into the protein MEATALCIRLLDGSLVSPLMTVLLLLVAQVDSSSSQTADEAFPRVDPNRQQLFQYEPIVVSCEGLQGLTGWRVMKKIRGVVETCSPVWLTSTGPCKIKNAIADLDSGEYWCEVKGRRSNFVNITVTDGPVILDSPVLPVMDGDAVTLRCRNRTTSSNHTAEFFKDGHFMLRSSTGEMTLHSVSTSDEGLYKCSISGVGGSLESRLTVRAHEEEPPPSSHQDLLLSLRLYIGLSVLALLLLVVFWRFRKHQSVIRGATTSASTFQSSSSPQAGETESKD